One Leptospira wolbachii serovar Codice str. CDC genomic region harbors:
- a CDS encoding alpha/beta hydrolase family esterase: MNRISSLSKFYLTLFMVSFSFFCKSLPSIVPVKEHKLESISSDGILRSFRYYIPKQIKQDRLPVVFILHGGGGTGEGMIYLTRMSEKAEEYGFIAVYPDGYANRWNDGRKIPHSLTDKRNTKDVEFFRDMVRHLDTQIPVDYNRIHAVGISNGGFMTQRLLCEATDLFSSGYSIAAVTSRGLKEICNPPPQKSIGFIMGTSDDVVPYLGGTVSIPSDPNNQSHRIAAGDVVSYLESLNFWSSGFSCKEETKSKKRHLNKFWKRDIQYTKIADCHSDQMVEGYLIPGGGHIWPNGFYYQNEKQYGYLSKDLDTREIVLQFFRSTYKKEKLVNNASFGN, from the coding sequence ATGAATCGGATCTCCTCATTAAGTAAATTTTACCTAACACTCTTTATGGTTTCCTTCTCTTTTTTTTGTAAATCCTTACCTTCGATTGTTCCCGTAAAAGAACATAAGTTGGAATCCATTTCTTCTGATGGAATTTTGAGGTCTTTTCGTTACTATATTCCAAAACAAATCAAACAAGATCGCTTGCCCGTGGTTTTTATTTTGCATGGAGGTGGTGGCACGGGGGAAGGAATGATTTACCTTACAAGAATGTCTGAAAAGGCCGAAGAGTATGGATTTATCGCCGTTTATCCTGATGGTTATGCCAACCGCTGGAATGATGGTAGAAAAATTCCACATTCCCTAACTGATAAACGAAACACAAAAGATGTGGAATTTTTTCGGGATATGGTTCGACATTTAGATACACAAATCCCTGTGGATTATAACAGAATCCATGCAGTTGGTATCTCCAACGGTGGATTTATGACACAGCGATTGTTATGCGAAGCTACAGATTTATTCAGTTCTGGTTATTCAATTGCGGCAGTTACTTCCAGAGGTTTGAAAGAAATTTGTAACCCACCTCCTCAAAAATCGATCGGTTTCATTATGGGGACATCAGATGATGTAGTACCCTACTTGGGAGGAACGGTTTCCATTCCTTCTGATCCAAACAATCAATCACACCGGATTGCTGCGGGAGATGTAGTTTCCTACTTAGAATCATTAAATTTCTGGTCCTCAGGTTTTTCCTGCAAAGAAGAAACAAAATCGAAAAAAAGGCATTTAAACAAGTTTTGGAAGCGCGATATTCAATATACTAAAATCGCAGACTGTCATTCGGATCAAATGGTAGAAGGATATTTAATTCCCGGTGGTGGTCACATTTGGCCCAATGGATTTTATTACCAAAACGAAAAACAATATGGGTATTTAAGTAAGGACTTGGATACAAGAGAAATTGTGTTACAATTCTTCAGATCGACCTACAAAAAAGAAAAGTTGGTAAACAATGCATCATTCGGAAATTAG
- a CDS encoding WbuC family cupin fold metalloprotein, with amino-acid sequence MQEIQIIDSNLIESLIKKAQTAERKRTNHNFHEPAEVYQRFLNVLSKDTYIPPHRHLLDPKPETFVVLEGEIGFLIFQENGEIKEAHKLSASGPKRGIDLQPGVWHSLVCLSQNAVCFEGKSGPYDPTIDKEFHSKYPLEGDPKVNETIAWYESLFV; translated from the coding sequence TTGCAGGAAATACAAATTATTGATTCTAACTTAATCGAATCACTCATCAAAAAAGCCCAAACCGCCGAAAGAAAACGCACCAATCATAACTTCCACGAGCCAGCAGAAGTCTACCAAAGGTTTCTTAATGTGCTTTCAAAAGATACTTACATTCCACCTCACAGACATTTGTTGGATCCAAAACCCGAGACTTTTGTAGTTCTTGAAGGTGAAATCGGATTTTTAATCTTCCAAGAAAATGGAGAAATCAAAGAAGCCCATAAACTCTCTGCTAGTGGTCCCAAACGAGGAATTGACCTACAGCCAGGTGTTTGGCATAGTTTAGTTTGTCTTTCACAGAATGCTGTTTGTTTTGAAGGGAAGTCCGGTCCTTATGATCCAACTATTGACAAAGAGTTTCACTCCAAGTATCCACTGGAAGGTGATCCTAAAGTGAATGAAACCATCGCATGGTATGAATCTTTGTTTGTATGA
- a CDS encoding (2Fe-2S)-binding protein, giving the protein MIKCHCAEVFFESILNVVKESNRPILEVAREMGAADTCTGCIPDMLAFIEQELEGQLAGNTNY; this is encoded by the coding sequence ATGATCAAGTGTCACTGTGCAGAAGTTTTCTTTGAATCTATCTTAAATGTTGTCAAAGAATCCAATCGCCCTATACTAGAAGTTGCCCGCGAGATGGGAGCTGCTGATACTTGTACGGGTTGTATTCCGGATATGTTAGCCTTCATCGAGCAGGAATTGGAAGGTCAACTTGCAGGAAATACAAATTATTGA
- a CDS encoding winged helix-turn-helix transcriptional regulator, translating to MSLSFGKKRFKEIAEEIPGITDKMLSKK from the coding sequence ATGTCTCTCTCGTTTGGAAAGAAACGATTTAAAGAAATTGCTGAGGAAATTCCAGGAATTACGGATAAAATGCTGTCGAAAAAGTGA
- a CDS encoding glycosyltransferase family 4 protein has translation MRLKIGYDARMIENSGIGIRIQHILKFWPISPQTADLFIFGDPAILKKYNLPKEAQIIEYKTNIYSPKEFLGHPEMANMDLLDIPHFNIPFPYIRKCIVTIHDLIPYHFKAAHSSFVKRVYMQIVFRWIKWFALKIITVSKFTKQDLVQSFGYSENKISVVYNGIDRKIFSNKPLTNLNIFLKKQSLPKSYLFTVGIGKAHKNFPFLLETIEELWKEKKLNLPLVIGGISKEIPTELKVFKDKYPNLIFFLPHLPYEELPLAYQGAKLFIFPSLYEGFGFPVLESQSVGTVVLSSNVSVLPEILGSTAEYFDPYSKENLKSKILFLLSNDKLQKDYQKKGLVNANRFLWHNAIQSLNNVYKYFSI, from the coding sequence ATGCGGCTAAAAATAGGTTACGATGCACGGATGATCGAAAATTCGGGGATTGGGATTCGTATCCAACATATTTTAAAATTTTGGCCTATCTCTCCTCAGACGGCCGATTTATTTATCTTTGGAGATCCAGCGATTTTAAAAAAATACAATCTACCAAAAGAAGCTCAAATCATAGAATACAAAACCAATATCTATTCACCTAAAGAATTTTTAGGCCATCCAGAAATGGCAAACATGGATCTTTTAGATATACCGCATTTTAACATTCCGTTCCCTTACATTCGAAAGTGTATTGTTACGATCCATGATCTCATTCCTTATCATTTCAAAGCGGCTCATAGTTCTTTCGTTAAACGAGTGTACATGCAAATTGTGTTTCGATGGATCAAATGGTTTGCTCTGAAGATTATTACAGTCTCTAAATTTACTAAACAAGACTTAGTTCAATCTTTTGGTTATTCGGAAAATAAAATCTCTGTCGTGTATAATGGGATTGATAGAAAGATTTTTTCGAATAAACCATTAACAAATTTAAACATTTTTCTAAAAAAACAATCGCTTCCAAAATCTTATCTTTTCACAGTTGGAATTGGAAAAGCTCACAAAAACTTTCCTTTTTTATTGGAAACTATAGAAGAATTATGGAAAGAAAAAAAATTGAATCTTCCGCTTGTGATTGGAGGAATCAGTAAAGAAATTCCAACAGAACTAAAAGTATTTAAAGACAAATACCCAAATTTAATTTTTTTTCTTCCACACCTGCCGTATGAAGAACTACCTCTTGCTTACCAAGGTGCAAAACTTTTTATTTTCCCATCATTGTACGAAGGATTTGGCTTTCCAGTATTGGAATCACAAAGTGTAGGTACAGTTGTCCTTTCTTCTAATGTTAGTGTCCTTCCCGAAATTTTAGGATCTACTGCAGAATACTTCGATCCGTACTCTAAAGAAAATTTAAAATCTAAAATTCTCTTTTTATTATCGAATGATAAATTACAAAAAGATTACCAAAAGAAAGGTCTAGTGAATGCAAACCGTTTCCTTTGGCACAATGCGATTCAATCCTTGAATAACGTTTATAAATACTTTTCTATTTAG
- the folE gene encoding GTP cyclohydrolase I FolE, whose protein sequence is MSVKRNRMENLIEEILKQIGEDPTREGLMKTPSRVKKAYDFLTSGYKADLNQIVNGAIFEENTTGMVLVRDIEMYSLCEHHLLPFYGRAHVAYIPNKKIIGISKIPRIVDVFARRLQVQERLTDQIAQAIQETLEPLGVGVVIKAKHLCMMMRGVEKQNSELFTSSLLGLFKTDPTTRSEFLDLIRTGSH, encoded by the coding sequence ATATCTGTAAAAAGGAATCGGATGGAAAACTTAATCGAAGAAATCCTAAAACAAATTGGTGAAGATCCCACGAGAGAGGGTCTGATGAAAACTCCTAGTCGAGTGAAAAAGGCGTATGACTTTTTGACGAGCGGGTATAAGGCCGATTTGAACCAGATTGTAAATGGAGCTATCTTCGAAGAAAATACCACTGGTATGGTTCTTGTGCGAGATATTGAAATGTATTCTTTATGCGAACACCATTTGCTTCCTTTTTATGGAAGGGCTCACGTTGCTTACATTCCTAACAAAAAGATCATTGGAATTAGCAAAATTCCAAGAATTGTGGATGTCTTTGCTCGTCGTTTGCAAGTGCAAGAAAGGTTAACTGACCAAATTGCACAGGCAATTCAAGAAACATTAGAACCACTGGGTGTGGGTGTTGTCATTAAGGCAAAACATTTGTGTATGATGATGCGTGGGGTAGAAAAACAAAACTCGGAACTTTTTACTTCTAGTCTCCTCGGTCTATTCAAAACAGATCCCACTACCCGAAGTGAATTTTTGGATCTGATCCGAACCGGTTCACACTAA
- the acs gene encoding acetate--CoA ligase: MPKERIVAPSKDFAKFANVSLKEYKAKYKESIEKPEKFWAEQAKRLTWFKKWTKVLKHDFAKAKVEWFVGGKLNVSYNCLDRHLDSPLKNKAALIWEGDNPDESKVLTYHDLHREVNYFANVLKKFHVKKGDRVLIYLPMIPELAIATLACTRIGAVHSVVFGGFSPEALMGRIEDCKPALVITADGGYRGGKPIELKKNVDTALEETKFKVKDVIVVKRTGDEGNLNWKEGRDHWYHYLMKEADVKKDCPPVPVDSEDPLFILYTSGSTGKPKGVLHTTAGYLLGANLTFATIFDYKETDTYWCTADIGWITGHSYILYGPLSNGATSLMFEGVPSYPDAGRFWDVIDKYKVTVFYTAPTAIRALMREGLDHIKKRSLQSLRLLGSVGEPINPEAWEWYHTNIGKSKCPIVDTWWQTETGSIMISGVPGAIPQKPGSASWPFYGIQPVLVDNEGVEVKGKGEISGNLCIAKPWPSMMRGVYGDSKRFFDTYFSQFKGYYFTGDGANKDKDGYFRITGRVDDVLNVSGHRIGSAEVESALVEHKSVAEAAVVGFPHDIKGQGIYAYVTVKQGVTTNDALKKELIAMVEKVIGKIARPEVIHWAPGLPKTRSGKIMRRILRKIANNEFDTLGDISTLADPSVVQSLIDDKKKYHS; this comes from the coding sequence ATGCCGAAAGAAAGAATCGTGGCACCGTCCAAAGACTTCGCTAAGTTTGCGAACGTTAGTTTAAAAGAATACAAAGCCAAATATAAAGAATCCATTGAAAAACCAGAGAAGTTCTGGGCGGAACAAGCAAAACGCCTAACCTGGTTTAAAAAATGGACCAAAGTCCTCAAACATGATTTTGCGAAAGCAAAAGTCGAATGGTTTGTAGGTGGGAAACTGAATGTTTCTTACAATTGTTTAGACCGGCATCTAGATTCTCCACTCAAGAACAAAGCGGCACTCATTTGGGAAGGAGACAATCCCGATGAGTCCAAAGTTTTAACCTACCACGATCTTCACCGTGAAGTGAATTATTTTGCTAACGTACTTAAAAAGTTTCATGTGAAAAAGGGAGATCGTGTCCTCATTTATCTTCCCATGATCCCAGAACTTGCGATTGCGACATTGGCATGCACTCGCATTGGGGCAGTTCATTCTGTTGTCTTTGGTGGATTTTCTCCAGAAGCACTTATGGGTCGCATTGAAGATTGTAAACCGGCACTTGTCATTACGGCAGATGGTGGATACCGAGGTGGCAAACCTATCGAATTAAAAAAGAATGTCGATACCGCTTTGGAAGAAACTAAATTTAAAGTAAAAGATGTAATTGTTGTTAAACGAACGGGTGATGAAGGAAATTTAAACTGGAAAGAAGGCCGGGACCATTGGTATCACTACTTAATGAAAGAAGCGGACGTCAAAAAAGACTGTCCTCCTGTACCGGTGGATTCAGAAGATCCCCTCTTTATTCTTTATACCTCTGGCTCTACGGGAAAACCGAAAGGGGTTCTACATACAACTGCTGGATATTTGCTCGGTGCTAACCTTACGTTTGCAACAATTTTTGATTACAAAGAAACAGATACTTATTGGTGTACAGCAGACATTGGTTGGATTACCGGGCATAGTTATATTCTCTATGGACCTTTGTCGAATGGGGCAACTTCTCTTATGTTTGAAGGAGTGCCAAGTTATCCAGATGCAGGTAGGTTTTGGGATGTGATTGATAAATATAAAGTTACTGTATTTTATACCGCACCAACAGCCATTCGTGCTCTCATGCGAGAAGGACTAGACCATATCAAAAAAAGATCTCTCCAGTCTTTGCGATTGCTTGGTTCCGTTGGAGAACCCATTAACCCTGAGGCTTGGGAATGGTATCATACCAATATAGGAAAATCCAAATGCCCGATTGTAGATACTTGGTGGCAAACAGAAACAGGATCCATTATGATCTCTGGAGTTCCGGGAGCCATTCCGCAAAAACCAGGTTCGGCGAGTTGGCCGTTTTATGGAATTCAACCAGTTCTTGTGGACAATGAAGGTGTGGAAGTCAAAGGCAAAGGGGAAATCTCCGGGAACCTTTGCATTGCCAAACCTTGGCCTTCCATGATGAGAGGTGTGTATGGGGATTCCAAACGATTCTTTGATACTTATTTTTCTCAATTTAAGGGTTACTATTTTACTGGTGATGGGGCCAACAAAGACAAGGATGGATACTTTCGCATAACAGGCAGAGTCGACGACGTACTTAATGTTTCGGGTCACCGGATTGGATCGGCCGAAGTGGAAAGTGCCCTAGTAGAACATAAATCTGTCGCTGAGGCGGCCGTTGTGGGATTTCCACATGATATCAAAGGCCAAGGAATTTATGCCTATGTCACAGTGAAACAGGGAGTGACGACCAATGATGCCTTAAAAAAAGAACTGATTGCCATGGTAGAAAAGGTGATTGGTAAAATTGCAAGGCCAGAAGTAATCCACTGGGCTCCGGGACTTCCTAAAACTCGGTCTGGGAAAATCATGCGACGTATTTTGCGAAAAATTGCCAATAACGAATTTGATACACTCGGAGATATCAGTACACTAGCAGATCCATCCGTCGTACAATCGTTAATTGATGATAAAAAGAAATACCATAGTTAA
- a CDS encoding tetratricopeptide repeat protein has product MILRSRRIWQFGVLVTSLFLVSRPNLAETEVLNPVKALYGYEDLLRMAEDKIVTETPAKAFDFLIKAKELNPDPDYRYYNLSARAHIKLGQHFDGIHSYEESLKKKKDQFDLILYVADFYEKERKQKEALFYTKFYLEQKPNAKYRLYTAAILARQLGLESEYESYFQKLESDKTFVSEKDALQSSLQKNIKNKKWKEADDLSLRYLVYFPREEGMYETLILARRGRQSELLEQAYQWTTTVFLNETRYFTRYGVYLQEKQRYLEALALFRRGFYNLLKFYPESDAGEILFLIRQSYANLGKDRDTLAIDSLVKDFQNQNKLTAVELENHQITYRKNREYLLFCIHWFSNRDQTMANQYRQKLKDRDLEFEESEFLRVIGPFAALPQNL; this is encoded by the coding sequence ATGATACTTCGGTCTAGGAGAATATGGCAATTTGGTGTTCTGGTAACAAGTCTATTTCTGGTTTCCAGGCCAAATTTAGCAGAAACAGAGGTTCTGAACCCTGTTAAGGCCTTATACGGTTATGAAGATCTATTGCGGATGGCTGAGGACAAAATTGTCACGGAAACACCAGCCAAAGCCTTTGATTTTCTCATCAAAGCCAAAGAACTGAATCCAGATCCAGACTACCGATACTACAATCTATCAGCAAGAGCTCATATAAAACTTGGACAGCACTTCGATGGAATCCACTCTTATGAAGAGTCACTCAAAAAGAAAAAAGACCAATTCGATTTGATTTTGTATGTTGCGGATTTTTATGAAAAAGAAAGGAAACAAAAAGAGGCTTTGTTCTATACTAAATTTTATTTAGAACAAAAACCAAATGCAAAATACAGATTGTATACCGCAGCCATCCTCGCGCGCCAATTAGGATTAGAATCAGAATACGAATCGTATTTCCAAAAATTAGAATCAGACAAAACCTTTGTTTCCGAAAAGGATGCTTTGCAAAGTAGCCTTCAAAAAAATATCAAAAACAAAAAATGGAAAGAAGCGGATGATTTAAGTTTACGTTACTTAGTGTACTTTCCTCGGGAAGAAGGTATGTATGAAACTTTGATTCTTGCCAGAAGGGGAAGGCAATCTGAACTTTTAGAACAAGCCTACCAATGGACAACCACAGTATTTTTAAACGAAACAAGATACTTCACTCGGTATGGAGTGTATCTTCAGGAGAAACAAAGGTATTTGGAAGCTCTGGCTTTATTTCGTCGTGGTTTCTATAATTTATTAAAATTTTATCCGGAATCAGATGCTGGAGAGATTTTATTTCTCATTCGTCAAAGTTATGCGAATCTCGGAAAAGATAGAGATACTCTCGCAATCGACTCCTTGGTGAAGGATTTTCAAAACCAAAATAAACTCACAGCAGTCGAATTGGAAAACCATCAAATTACTTACCGCAAAAATAGAGAGTATTTACTCTTTTGTATCCACTGGTTTTCCAACCGCGATCAGACGATGGCGAACCAATACCGCCAAAAGTTGAAAGACCGCGATCTAGAATTTGAGGAATCGGAATTCTTGCGGGTTATAGGACCGTTTGCTGCACTCCCGCAAAATCTTTAA
- a CDS encoding sodium-translocating pyrophosphatase: MNVELIIIVMALVSIATAIFYAARVVRIQVGGDGSDAKETAKLKEISAAIAEGAMAFLLREYRVILLFISFMTVLIYLLLDNPKTEFNEGIYTAVAFVSGALISCLSGFIGMKIATAGNVRTAQAAKTSLSKAFRVAYDSGAVMGFGLIGLAVLGMIGLFLLFTGTNVGVAKHILMESLAGFGLGGSSVALFGRVGGGIYTKAADVGADLVGKVEKGIPEDDPRNPATIADNVGDNVGDIAGMGADLFGSAAEATCAALVIGATASALADNNSALLYPLLISAIGIPASLITTFFARVKENGNVERVLKFQLWISTFIVAAALYFITDIFMIDSFQIGDKTITKWNVYTSVALGLFAGMFIGWITEIYTSHSYKPVREVADACETGAATNIIYGLALGYKSTVVPVILLVIVIVVSNILAGMYGIAIAAIGMISTIAIGLTIDAYGPVSDNAGGIAEMAELGKDVRDRTDTLDAAGNTTAAVGKGFAIGSAALTSLALFAAFITRTQNATKEMGEGAVDLTSIELLDPLVFGGLLFGAMLPFIFSAMTMKSVGKAALDMVKEVRRQFKEIPGLMEGTAKPEYAKCVDISTSAALREMIPPGLLVLLSPIVVGYLFGVKSLAGLLAGALVSGVVLAISSANSGGAWDNAKKYIEKTAGGKGSEKHKAAVVGDTVGDPFKDTSGPAINILIKLMAITSLVFAEFFVTKGGIVLNFFK; the protein is encoded by the coding sequence ATGAATGTAGAGTTAATCATCATCGTCATGGCGCTTGTTTCCATTGCCACGGCGATTTTCTACGCAGCTCGGGTGGTTCGCATCCAAGTGGGCGGAGACGGTAGCGACGCAAAAGAAACCGCAAAGTTAAAAGAAATCTCCGCGGCGATCGCAGAAGGGGCCATGGCTTTCCTTCTCAGAGAATACCGAGTCATTTTGCTATTTATCAGTTTCATGACTGTTCTCATCTATTTACTTTTGGACAATCCGAAGACTGAGTTTAACGAAGGCATTTACACTGCTGTTGCTTTTGTATCAGGCGCCCTCATTTCTTGTCTTTCTGGTTTTATTGGAATGAAAATTGCCACAGCTGGTAACGTTCGTACGGCCCAAGCAGCAAAAACTTCCCTTTCTAAAGCCTTCCGAGTAGCTTATGATTCTGGAGCCGTTATGGGTTTTGGACTCATTGGTTTGGCTGTTCTTGGTATGATTGGACTTTTCCTTCTATTCACTGGAACAAACGTCGGTGTTGCCAAACACATCCTTATGGAATCACTTGCAGGTTTTGGTCTTGGTGGATCATCTGTAGCACTTTTTGGTCGTGTGGGTGGTGGTATTTATACCAAAGCTGCTGACGTTGGTGCTGACCTTGTAGGAAAGGTAGAAAAAGGAATTCCGGAAGATGACCCTCGTAACCCAGCAACTATTGCTGATAACGTTGGAGACAACGTAGGGGACATCGCTGGTATGGGTGCCGACCTTTTTGGTTCTGCTGCAGAAGCCACTTGTGCGGCTCTTGTGATTGGTGCCACGGCATCAGCCCTTGCAGACAACAACTCTGCTTTACTTTATCCTCTTTTGATTTCTGCGATTGGAATCCCTGCCTCTCTTATCACTACTTTCTTTGCGCGTGTAAAAGAAAATGGAAATGTAGAGAGAGTATTAAAATTCCAACTTTGGATCTCAACTTTTATAGTAGCTGCTGCTCTTTACTTTATTACTGACATCTTCATGATTGATAGTTTCCAAATTGGAGACAAAACCATCACAAAATGGAATGTTTATACATCAGTCGCATTAGGTTTGTTTGCTGGTATGTTCATTGGTTGGATTACTGAGATTTATACATCTCATTCATACAAACCAGTGCGTGAAGTAGCCGATGCTTGTGAAACAGGTGCTGCCACTAACATCATCTACGGACTTGCTCTTGGTTACAAATCTACTGTGGTTCCGGTAATCCTACTTGTGATTGTGATTGTTGTTTCCAATATCCTTGCCGGTATGTATGGAATTGCGATTGCTGCGATTGGAATGATTTCCACGATTGCCATTGGTCTTACGATCGATGCTTACGGTCCGGTTTCCGATAACGCGGGTGGAATTGCAGAGATGGCAGAACTTGGAAAAGACGTTCGTGACAGAACGGATACTCTTGATGCGGCGGGTAACACAACTGCGGCTGTAGGAAAAGGTTTTGCGATTGGATCTGCAGCTTTAACCTCACTTGCTCTATTTGCTGCTTTTATCACAAGAACACAAAATGCTACAAAGGAAATGGGAGAAGGTGCGGTTGACCTAACATCTATCGAACTTTTAGATCCACTTGTTTTTGGTGGTCTTCTCTTTGGTGCCATGCTTCCTTTTATTTTCTCTGCGATGACTATGAAGTCTGTAGGAAAGGCAGCTCTTGATATGGTAAAAGAAGTTCGTCGCCAATTCAAAGAAATCCCTGGTCTTATGGAAGGAACTGCAAAACCAGAGTATGCTAAGTGTGTAGATATCTCTACTTCTGCTGCTCTTCGTGAAATGATCCCTCCTGGTCTTTTGGTTCTTTTGAGCCCAATCGTTGTGGGTTATTTATTTGGTGTGAAGTCTCTTGCGGGACTCCTTGCCGGTGCCCTTGTTTCTGGTGTAGTACTTGCCATCTCTTCTGCTAACTCTGGTGGAGCTTGGGACAACGCAAAAAAATACATCGAAAAAACAGCGGGTGGAAAAGGATCTGAAAAACACAAAGCTGCGGTTGTGGGTGATACTGTTGGCGATCCATTCAAAGACACTTCTGGACCTGCGATCAACATCTTGATCAAACTTATGGCGATCACCTCACTCGTGTTTGCTGAATTTTTTGTAACAAAAGGTGGAATCGTTTTAAATTTCTTTAAATAG
- a CDS encoding Ig-like domain-containing protein — protein MLIWKKIRILFLFVFSSLACLPEPKPSLLGVLVLPLVTQTSENFTIESTIPTNGATGVSLNPTITIVMTQAVESTSLNTNISCSPSCPSLTGGASNRTITLTPASALITGTTYTITLNQNIQSIFGLTLGTNTSFSFTTL, from the coding sequence ATGCTCATCTGGAAGAAAATTCGAATCTTATTTCTGTTTGTTTTTTCCTCCTTGGCCTGTCTTCCAGAGCCAAAACCTTCTCTTTTGGGTGTCCTTGTATTACCTTTGGTAACACAGACCTCAGAAAATTTCACTATTGAATCTACAATTCCTACCAATGGGGCAACAGGTGTTTCACTAAATCCCACCATCACCATTGTCATGACACAAGCTGTTGAATCGACATCCCTCAATACAAATATCAGTTGTTCCCCATCTTGTCCGAGTCTGACAGGTGGAGCTTCTAACCGAACGATTACGCTTACACCTGCTAGTGCCTTGATCACAGGAACGACATACACTATCACGCTTAACCAAAACATCCAATCCATCTTTGGGTTGACTCTCGGCACTAATACAAGTTTTAGTTTTACAACCTTATAA
- a CDS encoding TRL-like family protein, with the protein MKFRGFRIVCFIIFIFTSSCASSGFGTQGLLFEDQRISMMETGLFANKEGIACAKSYLGLLALGDASVEVSQKNGNIKEITSIELESYNFLGIYAKLCTVTKGN; encoded by the coding sequence ATGAAGTTCCGGGGTTTTCGAATCGTCTGTTTTATAATTTTTATCTTCACATCTTCCTGTGCAAGTTCTGGATTCGGAACCCAAGGTTTACTCTTTGAGGACCAAAGGATCAGCATGATGGAAACTGGACTCTTTGCCAATAAAGAAGGAATTGCCTGCGCCAAGTCCTACCTAGGTCTGCTTGCCTTGGGGGATGCTTCCGTGGAAGTTTCCCAAAAGAATGGAAATATTAAAGAAATTACGTCTATTGAACTAGAAAGTTACAATTTCTTGGGGATTTACGCAAAACTATGCACAGTTACCAAGGGAAATTAG
- a CDS encoding TRL-like family protein: protein MRKLWMLLLVLHFLHCLSVQIGNPSVTLFQNKGQEGWYSPGKVPSVTDSFVESCATNYFGLVSIGNASLDYIPRNSRPKEIHSLDHYYKNQYFFFQELCLRITGR, encoded by the coding sequence ATGAGAAAACTTTGGATGTTACTGTTGGTCTTACACTTTCTTCATTGTCTCAGTGTACAAATTGGAAATCCTTCGGTAACCTTATTTCAAAACAAAGGGCAAGAAGGTTGGTATTCACCGGGAAAAGTTCCTTCAGTTACCGACAGTTTCGTTGAATCTTGCGCCACTAATTACTTCGGATTGGTTAGTATAGGTAACGCAAGTTTAGACTACATACCTCGCAATTCCCGTCCTAAAGAAATCCATAGTCTAGACCATTATTACAAAAACCAATATTTCTTTTTCCAAGAACTTTGTTTACGTATCACCGGACGATGA